The DNA region TATCCTTAACGATCTCCTTGAGACCTGTTGCAAGACCTGCAAGACTCTGTATCTCACTGGGGATAATGATCTTGGTTGCCTTGCCGTCAGCTGCCTTGCTGAATGCTTCAAGGCTCTTGAGCTGGATAACTGCTTCATTAGGATTAGCAGCATTCAGCTTTACGATACTATCAGCCAGTGCGCGCTGTACCATATCGATAGCCTGCGCTTCACCTTCTGCTTCGAGTATCTTCTGCTCCTTGACTGCGTCTGCACGGAGTATCATTGACTGCTTTTCAGCCTCAGCGGCAAGGATCTGGGATTCCTTGTCAGCCTGTGCACGGAGTATCTTGGACTCCTTCTCACCTTCTGCAACAAGTATCTGGGACTTCTTTTCAGCCTCAGCCTGAATGACTTTTTCACGTCTTTCACGGTCAGCCTTCATCTGCTTTTCCATGGCATCCTGGATCTCTCTGGGAGGGATGATGTTTTTCAGCTCAACACGCTGCACCTTGATGCCCCATCTGTCGGTAGCTTCATCGAGGATAGCAGTGATACGAGTGTTGATGATATCTCTCGAAGTAAGAGTTGCTTCGAGGTCGAGGTCGCCGACGATATTTCTCAGTGTGGTAGCTGTGAGGTTCTCGATAGCGGAGATAGGTCTTTCAACACCGTATGTGAACTGCATAGCGTTGGTTATCTGGAAGAAAACAACGGTATCTATCTGCATGGTAACGTTATCCTTGGTGATAACGGACTGGGGTTTGAAGTCAACTACCTGTTCCTTGATGGATACTTTCTTGGCAACTCTATCGATAAAAGGAACCTTAACATGGAGACCTGTGCCCCATGCTGCGTGGAATGTACCGAATCTTTCAACGACATAAACATATGCCTGGGGTACTATCTTGATGTTGGAGATTATCACCAACACGATAAATGCGATAAGTATCAGTACAATTAATAATGGACTCATTTCTTCTTTACCTCCGAATTTAATTCTTATTTGTTACAATTAGTTTTGCGCCCGAGACTTCGACTACGCTTACGGTAGCGCCTTTCTCTATTTTGCTCCCGTCTGCGGAAACAGCCGACCAGTCAGTGCCGTCCAATCTGACTCTGCCTTTATTCAGACTGTTGTCGATGCTCTCGATGACCTGTGCTGTCTTACCGACATCAAGTTCAAAATTCGTGGGAACAGCAGTCATCTTGACTTTTTTTGCAAGTGGTCTTGTCGCTATCAGGAAGATTATCGAAGCGATCACGAACACTGCAAACTGAGTCACGAACGATAGCTTCGCTATAGCACAGAACATAGCCGCAAGAGCGCCCAGTGCGAACCAGATGCTCAGCAATCCTGCACCGTTTGCGATCTCGATGATCACAAAGAAAACGAATGCTACTGCCCAGATGATGATGTAAGTGGTAGCCATAAACAGATCAACTCCTTTCCTGTTCTGAAAAATATATTTCTCTCTGCGGCTTTAAATTACCGCAACATAATTATAACATAATTTTTGGATTTTTTCAATAGGTAAATTCGTATAACAGAAAAAATTTTGCTGACAGAAAAGTGATAGAAAAACAGCCGATCTATCAAGTAATACGACTTGTCATATAAAAAATCATATCAAGCGATTTACTTTACATATACTTTCCTGATTATGCCGATATACTGCACATGGTAATCCCCTGCGGCGTAGTTCGCCTCGATAAGGTCTTTGTTGATGAAACTTTCGGCATTCATCTGCTGGACGTATGCTTTTTCACAGACGAATACGAGCTTTGCCTGTTCAAAAGTAACAGAACCATCAGTTTCAACGGGAACAAGCCCTGTTTCAGCGGATTTATCGCAGTCTCTTCCGCTGTGAGAGCCGCAGAAAGCCAGCGCTTTTCTCTCAGATTCATCAAAGAAGCTTATTGTAAAGGTATTTTCCTTGTCAAGAAATTCTTTAGTGTATCTCTGGGGTCTGATAACTGTGGTGAAAGTCTGCTTTCCCCACATGATGCCTGCAAATCCCCATGAAGCTGTCATAGTGTTCCAGCTGTTCCCGGTTCCTGCGGTAACAAGGAACCAGTCCTTGTCTATCATCTTATATGGATCAAAACCCATTGTGTGGAGTTCAGAGGGGTCAACCTCTTTAAAACCATATTTCTCAGTAAGTATGCTCATTTTCCGTTCCGCCTTTCGCGTAAGATTTATGCCTTATACAAGCATGATACTATTATACTCCATATTTTATGAAAATGCAACCGTTTTGTAATTGCTTTTTTACAGAAATGGTGCTATAATGTTCTATATGTAGGGCGTTTTTGTCTTGGGATATCTGTATGCAGTGTTGATGATTTTTTCATAATATGCATGATATTCTGCATATTATACCGATTTATGCACGATATTCATCAAAAATTTGCATATTCGTGTAATTTTATGCGTAAAACCCCTTGACAAATCCGAATAATGGTGTATAATATGATTATTGTTTGACATACTATTCACCTTATGCCTGAATTTTTTATTTTTGGAGGAATACATCATGGCTAAAGAAATCAAAAAAGTTGTACTCGCTTACTCGGGCGGACTTGATACTTCTATCATCATTCCGTGGCTGAAGGAAAACTACAATAACTGTGAAGTTATCGCAGTTTCAGGCGACGTTGGACAGGGCACCGAGCTTGACGGTCTGGAGGAGAAGGCTATAAAGACAGGCGCTTCCAAGCTGTACATCGAGGATCTTACAGAAGAGTTCATCACTGATTACGTTTACCCCACCGTACAGGCTGGCGCTGTTTACGAGAATCAGTATCTGCTGGGTACTTCCTTTGCTAGACCTATCATCGCTAAGAGAATAGCTGAGATCGCTATCAAGGAAGGCGCTGACGCGATCTGCCACGGCTGCACCGGCAAGGGCAACGATCAGGTAAGATTCGAGCTGGCTATCAAGGCATTTGCTCCCGATATGCAGATCATCGCTCCCTGGAGAATCTGGGATATCAAGTCCAGAGATCAGGAAATCGACTATGCTGAGGCACACAACATTCCTCTGAAGATAAACAGAGAGACTAACTACTCCAAGGATAAGAACCTGTGGCACCTTTCCCACGAGGGTCTTGATCTTGAAGATCCAGCAAACGAGCCTCAGTACGAGAAGCCCGGTTTCCTGGAGCTGGGTGTATCTCCCATTCAGGCACCCGACAAGCCCACTTATGTTACTATCCACTTTGAAAAGGGTATCCCTACCGCTGTTGACGGCGTTAAGATGGGCGGCAAGGATCTCGTTGCAAAGCTGAACGAACTGGGCGGCGCTAACGGTATCGGTCTTGCAGACCTCGTTGAAAACAGACTTGTTGGTATGAAGTCCAGAGGCGTTTATGAAACTCCCGGCGGAACTATCCTGTACAAGGCTCACGAGATACTCGAGACTATCACCATCGACAAGGAGACCGCAAGAATGAAGAGCTACATCGGCATCAAGTTTGCTGATATAGTTTACAACGGTCAGTGGTTCACACCTCTGAGAGAAGCTCTGAGCGCATTCGTTACCGAAACACAGAAGAACGTTACAGGTGACGTTAAGCTGAAGCTGTACAAGGGCAACGTTATCAATGCGGGCGTTACTTCTCCTTACACCCTGTATGATGAGGAAGTTGCTACTTTCGATGAGGATGACGTTTACAATCAGGCTGATTCCGCAGGATTCATCAATCTGTTCGGTCTGCCTATCAAGGTTCGCGCTAAGCTTGAACAGAAGAGAAACAATAAGTAATCTTACGCCTAAAAAAATCTTTTATTAGGAGGTCATAGTATGTCAGACAAGAATCCTTACTTTGAACCGGGCTTCGACAAAAAAGTTGAGATATCTTACGATAATCTTCCCAATTCTTCTTTTGAAGACGTTAATCTGGGCGGTGCGACGTTTACAAATGTCAATCTGAAAGGCTCAAACTTTGAAGATGTCAACATGGACGACACAATTTTTGACAACATCAGTATGCAGAACACCAGATTCACCGATATGTACATGGTAAATTCCCGTTTCCTGGGCGTTAACATAAGCGGTTCGCGTTTTGGCTGTTCTATCATGAACAATGTTGAATTCAAGAATCCTGATCTGAAGAATTCTCAGTTCATACATTGTGACCTCACAGGTGTTGAGATCAGCGACTGCAAGATCGACGGTCTTAAGATCAACGGCATCGATATCCAGAAACTTCTGGAGCAGCACGATAAGGATTGATCGTCCGTTTGACGGACGCTAGCAGGTGTTCGGGCAGAATAACTCCTTGGTTCGGGTTATTTTGCCCATGCCTGTTTATACAGACTGCCCTGCGCAGGACGGTCTGTATAAGCAGACTAAACGATCATTAATAATACTAGGAGAAGTATCATGACACATAAAGACAAGGCTTTGAGTCTTTTTAGTCAGGGTTTTCATTGTTCTCAGGCTGTTCTTGGTGCTTTTGCAGAAGAGCTTGGTATAAGCGATGAACTTGCTCTCAGCGTCAGCGGAAGTTTCGGCGGCGGTATGCGGAACGGCGAAGTCTGCGGAGCCTGCACTGGAGCACTGATGGCGATAGGTCTGAAATACAGATTTACTAAAGCCGATGATATTGGCAGCAAGGAAAAGAACAACACTGTTACATCGGAATTTATGAGAAAATTCAAGGAAAAGAACGGCTCTTTTCTTTGCAGAGAGCTTCTTGGATATGATCTTTCAGATCCGAAGCAGCAGGCTGAGGCTCGAGAAAAATGTATGTTTACGGAATTCTGCCCGAAGATGGTCGCTAGCGCCGTTGAGACAGCAGAAGAACTTATGAATGAATAAATAAAAAGGACGGTAAGTAAAATGGCTGGAAAAATGTGGGCAGGACGTTTCACTAAAGAGGTAGACGAGAGGGTAAATGATTTTAATTCATCTATCTCATTCGACCACAGAATGTACAAGCAGGATATCGAAGGTTCTATTGCACACGCTACTATGCTTGGCGAGTGCGGTATAATCGATATTGAGGAGAGCAAAAAGATAGTTGAAGGTCTGAAGGGCATACTGGCTGATATCGACAACGGAAAACTGGAGTTTGATCCCACTGCCGAAGATGTGCATATGTTCGTTGAAGCTGAGCTGACTTCAAGACTTGGTGATACAGGCAAGAGACTTCACACTGCAAGATCGAGAAACGATCAGGTGGCACTGGATATAAGAATGAATCTGAAAGTTGAGACTGACGAGATAATCGCACTGGTAAAAGAGCTGGAGCAGACTATACTCAATATGGCAGAAAAGCATCTGACCACAGTAATGCCCGGATATACCCATATGCAGAGGGCTCAGCCCATAACTTTCGCACATCATCTGATGGCTTATGCGAATATGCTGCTGAGAGACCTGGGCAGACTTGAAGACTGCAAGAAAAGACTTAACATAATGCCTTTGGGCAGTGGCGCTCTGGCTTCGACTACTTACCCTATCAACAGACAGAGAGTATGTGATATACTTGGTTTTGATGAGATAACACAGAACTCGCTGGACGGCGTTTCGGACAGAGATTTCTGCATTGAGCTTGCATCTGCTATATCCATGCTGATGATGCACCTTTCAAGATTCTCAGAAGAGATAATACTCTGGTGTTCATGGGAGTTCAAGTTTGTTGAACTGGATGATGCCTATGCAACCGGTTCTTCCATAATGCCTCAGAAGAAAAATCCCGATGTTACCGAGCTTATCAGAGGTAAGACGGGCAGAGTTTACGGTGATCTGAATACTCTGCTGGTAATGATGAAGGGTACTCCCCTTGCATACAACAAGGATATGCAGGAAGACAAGGAAGCTATCTTTGATGCAGTTGATACCGTTAAGCTTTGTCTGAAAACATTTATACCCATGCTGGATACTATGACAGTTCTTAAAGAAAATATGAGAAACGCTGCTGCAAGAGGTTTCATTAACGCTACCGACTGCGCAGACTATCTGGTAAAGAAGGGTATGCCTTTCAGAGATGCTTACAAGATAACAGGTACTCTGGTACATACTTGTATCGAACTGGGCTGCACTCTTGAAACTCTGCCTATGGAGGAATACAAGAAGCTTACCGATACTTTTGATAATGATGTTTACGGAGCAATAAGCCTTGATACCTGCGTTATGCAGAGAAAGGCTGTGGGCGGTCCCGCTCCTGAATCGGTAAAGGCACAGATAGCGTATGTACGTGAAAGGATTTGATAAGATAAGGCAGAGCGAAAGGCTAAGCGCAGCGGCGATATTCCTGCTGTGGCTGGTTTTCGGGGCAGGGCTGGTACTTCTGGTAGACAAAGTCATACCAAGTATACTGACTCTTATGCTGGCATTCGGATTTATATATCCCGCAGGGTGTCTGGTGATGTTTTTCAGGCTCTGCAAAAGACACGGAGTTATGTGGTACTTCCCTGCCGCCGTGATAACAGCGAATGTTATCATGTACGCCGCATGGGGTACTTACAGGGCGATTATCCCGAATATGATAGTTCTTACGGTGCTATGTGTGTTATTCGGCTGCGGACTGGGCGGCTGTTTCGCGGACAAGGAAGCTGTCAGGGCTTACCGTGAAAACAGACGTTTGAAAAAACTCGGTGAAGACAAGCCTTATTCTTCGATAGTAGATGACAAAGAAGTCAGAAAAAACAAGAAATGATCTTTTGGGAAGTGTGACGTTATGAGCAATAAATTCAAGGTTTTTATAGATGGCAAAGCAGGAACTACAGGTCTGAAAATATATGAGAGACTTGGTAAGCGCGACGATATCGAGATACTGCTGATAGATGAAGACAAGCGCAAGGACAGCGCAGAACGAGCTAAGATGATAAACAGTGCGGATATTGTATTTCTCTGTCTCCCGGATGCAGCTGCTAAGGAAGCTGTTGCACTGTGTACTAATCCCGAAACAAGGATAATCGACGCTTCTACCGCGCACAGGATCGACCCTGCATGGGATTACGGTTTCCCCGAGCTTTCTGAAAAGCACAGAGAGAACATTCGCAAATCAAAGAGAGTTGCTAACCCCGGCTGTTATGCAAGCGGTTTCATATCTCTTGTTTATCCGCTGATACAGGCAGGTGTTCTGCCTGAGGATTATCCTGTAACCTGCCATGCGGTATCGGGTTACAGCGGTGCCGGCAACAAAATGATAAACGTGATCGAGAGCGATGAAAAGACCTTTGAGATGAATTCCCCCAGACAGTACGCACTTGGTCAGCAGCACAAGCATCTTCCCGAAATGCAGAAGATATGCGGCATGAAATACGCTCCCATGTTCAACCCTATCGTTGACGACTATTACAGCGGTATGGTAGTGAGCGTTCCTCTGGTAACAAGATGCCTGACAAAGAAGTACACTCCCGCGGAGATACACGAGATAATGACCGCTCACTATGCAGGTCAGCATTTTGTAAAGGTAATGGAACTTGGCGGCACAGAAACACTGGCTGATGGTTTCCTTGCGGCAAATACACTGGCTGATACCAACAATATGCAGATATTTGTATGCGGAAACGACGATCAGATACTGCTGTGTTCGAGATTTGACAATCTCGGAAAGGGCGCAAGCGGCGCTGCTATGCAGAATATGAACATCATGCTGGGCATTGATGAAACCACAGGTCTTGAATAGATTATTTAAGGTGAATTTATGAAAAAAACGTTCGCTGCAGCATTGGCACTTTTAATGACAATATCAATGGCGTCATGCGGCAATTTCGGAAGACCCGATCCTAAGACCCTTGAAAGGGCAAACGAAGATCAGGATTCTTCACGGAGAAGTCTTGTTGATGAGATGTTCACATCTGACGAGGAAAGCTCAGCAAACGATAACGCTGAGTGCACCATCGAAGATGACCCCGAAAATTTTGTAAAAGTCACTGTCGAGAACATGACCCTGGAAGAAAAGATCGGACAGCTTTTCTTTGTGAGGGCTGATGCACTGGAAACAGGATATGAAAACAAAGTCG from Ruminococcus albus AD2013 includes:
- a CDS encoding SPFH domain-containing protein translates to MSPLLIVLILIAFIVLVIISNIKIVPQAYVYVVERFGTFHAAWGTGLHVKVPFIDRVAKKVSIKEQVVDFKPQSVITKDNVTMQIDTVVFFQITNAMQFTYGVERPISAIENLTATTLRNIVGDLDLEATLTSRDIINTRITAILDEATDRWGIKVQRVELKNIIPPREIQDAMEKQMKADRERREKVIQAEAEKKSQILVAEGEKESKILRAQADKESQILAAEAEKQSMILRADAVKEQKILEAEGEAQAIDMVQRALADSIVKLNAANPNEAVIQLKSLEAFSKAADGKATKIIIPSEIQSLAGLATGLKEIVKDTQ
- a CDS encoding NfeD family protein, producing MATTYIIIWAVAFVFFVIIEIANGAGLLSIWFALGALAAMFCAIAKLSFVTQFAVFVIASIIFLIATRPLAKKVKMTAVPTNFELDVGKTAQVIESIDNSLNKGRVRLDGTDWSAVSADGSKIEKGATVSVVEVSGAKLIVTNKN
- a CDS encoding flavin reductase, with product MSILTEKYGFKEVDPSELHTMGFDPYKMIDKDWFLVTAGTGNSWNTMTASWGFAGIMWGKQTFTTVIRPQRYTKEFLDKENTFTISFFDESERKALAFCGSHSGRDCDKSAETGLVPVETDGSVTFEQAKLVFVCEKAYVQQMNAESFINKDLIEANYAAGDYHVQYIGIIRKVYVK
- a CDS encoding argininosuccinate synthase, encoding MAKEIKKVVLAYSGGLDTSIIIPWLKENYNNCEVIAVSGDVGQGTELDGLEEKAIKTGASKLYIEDLTEEFITDYVYPTVQAGAVYENQYLLGTSFARPIIAKRIAEIAIKEGADAICHGCTGKGNDQVRFELAIKAFAPDMQIIAPWRIWDIKSRDQEIDYAEAHNIPLKINRETNYSKDKNLWHLSHEGLDLEDPANEPQYEKPGFLELGVSPIQAPDKPTYVTIHFEKGIPTAVDGVKMGGKDLVAKLNELGGANGIGLADLVENRLVGMKSRGVYETPGGTILYKAHEILETITIDKETARMKSYIGIKFADIVYNGQWFTPLREALSAFVTETQKNVTGDVKLKLYKGNVINAGVTSPYTLYDEEVATFDEDDVYNQADSAGFINLFGLPIKVRAKLEQKRNNK
- a CDS encoding pentapeptide repeat-containing protein, yielding MSDKNPYFEPGFDKKVEISYDNLPNSSFEDVNLGGATFTNVNLKGSNFEDVNMDDTIFDNISMQNTRFTDMYMVNSRFLGVNISGSRFGCSIMNNVEFKNPDLKNSQFIHCDLTGVEISDCKIDGLKINGIDIQKLLEQHDKD
- a CDS encoding C-GCAxxG-C-C family protein, producing MTHKDKALSLFSQGFHCSQAVLGAFAEELGISDELALSVSGSFGGGMRNGEVCGACTGALMAIGLKYRFTKADDIGSKEKNNTVTSEFMRKFKEKNGSFLCRELLGYDLSDPKQQAEAREKCMFTEFCPKMVASAVETAEELMNE
- the argH gene encoding argininosuccinate lyase codes for the protein MAGKMWAGRFTKEVDERVNDFNSSISFDHRMYKQDIEGSIAHATMLGECGIIDIEESKKIVEGLKGILADIDNGKLEFDPTAEDVHMFVEAELTSRLGDTGKRLHTARSRNDQVALDIRMNLKVETDEIIALVKELEQTILNMAEKHLTTVMPGYTHMQRAQPITFAHHLMAYANMLLRDLGRLEDCKKRLNIMPLGSGALASTTYPINRQRVCDILGFDEITQNSLDGVSDRDFCIELASAISMLMMHLSRFSEEIILWCSWEFKFVELDDAYATGSSIMPQKKNPDVTELIRGKTGRVYGDLNTLLVMMKGTPLAYNKDMQEDKEAIFDAVDTVKLCLKTFIPMLDTMTVLKENMRNAAARGFINATDCADYLVKKGMPFRDAYKITGTLVHTCIELGCTLETLPMEEYKKLTDTFDNDVYGAISLDTCVMQRKAVGGPAPESVKAQIAYVRERI
- the argC gene encoding N-acetyl-gamma-glutamyl-phosphate reductase; the protein is MSNKFKVFIDGKAGTTGLKIYERLGKRDDIEILLIDEDKRKDSAERAKMINSADIVFLCLPDAAAKEAVALCTNPETRIIDASTAHRIDPAWDYGFPELSEKHRENIRKSKRVANPGCYASGFISLVYPLIQAGVLPEDYPVTCHAVSGYSGAGNKMINVIESDEKTFEMNSPRQYALGQQHKHLPEMQKICGMKYAPMFNPIVDDYYSGMVVSVPLVTRCLTKKYTPAEIHEIMTAHYAGQHFVKVMELGGTETLADGFLAANTLADTNNMQIFVCGNDDQILLCSRFDNLGKGASGAAMQNMNIMLGIDETTGLE